In the Anaerostipes caccae L1-92 genome, TGAAATCAGCTTTTCATGGCATTTTACCTTCAGGATCTATAATTTGCAAGTAATGTAAGCGCAGGTACGATATCTTTAACTATGGGAAACTCCTTTCTGCTATTGGCTGAAATATATAAACGTAAATATACGCTTATACCATTTTTAAAAAGGGAAAGGCATTAAAAAGCCCGCACAAACCATATAGTTTGTGCGAGCTAAATTAGTGGCATTTTTAGTTACAGAAATCTTTTTTCTTTACTTTTTCTTCTAAATCAAGAATTTTAGCATGAATGGGATGTATTGTTTTTTTTGAACTCAGTATCACTTTTACCCGTAGGGTCATCTAGTCCCGAATTTTCTCTGTATTTGCATGGAATGAGAGGACAGTTCACATTATGATTTTGTCAAGATTAGTTGACACATTTTCCACAAGGATTCTGTACCTATGCAGCTTCCATCGTACGTTCACTTGGTATATCAATATTTTCAGGCTGTTTAAGGATCAACGCCTGATACATACGAATCCGCCCCTAGGTGTCATTACATTCGTCTTCCGCATGGATCTCCATCATAACATCTGCCAGAGGCTGATACTTCCAAGGACGGTCTTTATTAACAAGATATTGATAAAATCCCTGTCTGCTGACATGCAGCATCCTGCAATAAAAAGCGATTTCTCCTTTCAATCCGCCGTCTTTTTTTGAAAAAGCAATCAACTTCATTCTTTCGTTTTTGCTGACTTCAGACGGCTCGCGGCGAAAAAAGCACTGGCTTTCTCCAAAAAGTCATTTTCTTTCTTTAAGCGGCGGATTTCTTTGTCCTGTTCCTTAACCTGCTGACGGAGCCGGATGAGCTCTTCGTTAAGCGTCATAGCGCTTTGAGGGGTCTGTGAGCCTGCTCCAAGATCGAGATTGCCGAGACGGTTGGCCCTCATCCAGCCATACATTGTATTCTTGGGGATCCCTAGCTCTTTGGCAGCTTTCGCTTGTCCAATTTCTTTTGGGAGTTTGACTGCCTGTACTTTGTACTCGTGATCATATTGCCTATTTTCTGCCATTTTTGTCCACTCCTTATTCTTTTATTTATATACCAAATCCTTGAGAATGGAGTGTCAACTTTATTTATACAATATCATTTTGACCATGTGGTTTAGTTTTACGATGTCAGAGATCCGGGGTTTGACGAAGTCAAAATCCATCTATAAGGGCTATATCACCATTAGGGAGGTAGTCGTATCCCTGGACCGGGAAGATGTCCGTAAAACGGATGCAAAGGAGGAAACTAGTCTCCGGAGGCATAAAATGCCACCCTATATTAAAAAATTAGTGGATGAAGTTCACGGAGATATCCTTGTATCATTAAGTGCCAGGGCACTTTCCTCCCGCTTTGCTTATATGATACAAAAAAGTGGGCTACCAAAGATCACGTTCCATGGACTGCGGCATATCAATGCATCTGTCATGCATCTACTTGGTATTCCAGAAAAATACTTTTTGGAGAGAGGGGGATGGAAAACAGATAAGGTTATGAAGAAGGTGTACAGACATACATTTTCAAAAAACCGCCAGGAAGCGGACACCAAAGTGGATACTTTTTTTGAAGCTCAGATTGCAAATTTGAACTCCATGGATGATGCCGTATAGTAAAAGTATCACACGAAATATCACTCAAAACTTTTGGACATAGAAAAAACCGCGTAAATACGCGGTTTCCAAAATGCACCAGGCAGGAGTCGAACCTGCGACCAACAACTTCGGAGGCTGTCACTCTATCCACTGAGTTACTGATGCAAAGCGGTAATTTAAATGTCCGTGTTATATATTACAACAATTCAAGATTATTTGCAATCATATTTTTCAAATTTCAGGACATTTTCGCCGATTATCTGCCGGCAGAAAGAAGAAATCATTCCGGAATGATTTCTCTATCCTGCAGACATTATATCCATTTCTATATGATTGTAGAGAGGCATTCTAAGAGCCGAACGGGAATCATATAGAAAATGTCACAGATATTGTTCCAGGTCCTGAATATCATTCGTATACTTCTTTGCCGATTCTCTCGATATAGTACCTTCCGCCACCAGTCTTGAAAGATCCCGGTTCAGCGTGTGCATTCCATGTGCCATTCCGGACTGCATGATCGTATTCAGCTGATGACATTTATTTTCCCGGATCAGATTCAGCGCCGCGTCTGTGCCGATCAGCACTTCCGTCGCGGCGATTCTCTCCATCCCGCTCAGTGTCGGGATCAGACACTGGGTCACAACTCCGGCCAGCACTCCAGCAAGCTGTGTCCGTATCTGGCTCTGACTTTCTCCGGGACAGGCATCGATGATCCTGTCGATAGTCTGAGCAGCCCCTGTAGTGTGAAGAGTCGACATAACCAGATGTCCGGTCTCTGCCGCTGTCAGAGCCGCTGAGATCGTCTCGTAATCCCTCATTTCTCCTACCAGAATCACATCCGGGTCCTCTCTCAGAGAAGATCTGAGCGCAGAGGCAAAATCCTTCACATCAACACCGGTCTCTCTCTGATGAATAATTGATTTTTGCCTGTCATAGACATATTCGATCGGGTCCTCAATCGTTATGATATGCTCCGCCCGGCTGTTGTTGATATAGTCGATCATAGCTGCCAGTGTGGTAGACTTTCCGCTTCCCGTGGGACCGGTGACCAGAATCAGGCCTCTCGGCTGGTCAGCCAGATCTTTTAAGCACTTCGGAAGCTTCAGCTCACTGAGTGTGGGAATATGATCATTGAGCAGACGGATCGTCGCCGCAATCTTTCCCTGCTGGCGGAAAACATTGATCCTCTGCCGGTTTTTATCAGGGGTCTGGAGCGCAAAGTCCGCATCCTCCCCCTGGTCAAATAATTCTCTCTGTCCCACCGGCAGGAGTCCTAAGATCATCTGTCTGATCTCATCGTCAGATAGTTCGATTCTGCTGTCCACAAGGCGTCCGCAGCTGCGAAAAGCAACGGGCATCCCTTCAGACAAATGAATATCCGATACATCCCTTTGTCTGGCCATGCCGATCATTTCTTCTATTGTCATAAACGCCTCCTATACATAATAAGCAATCTTCCAGAATTCTTCCATTGTAGTGATCCCCTCTTTTACGAGATCTGCGGCACTTTCCTTCAGCGTCTTCATGCCCTGCTCCCTCGTCACATAGTCCTGGATTTCATCCACCTGTCTGCCCTCAGAAATCATTTTTCGTATGCCCTGATCGATCACCGCGATCTCGTGGACTGCGATACGGCCCTGATATCCGGTATGGCTGCATTTAGAACATCCCACTGCCTCTTTCACATACTCAATGTCCTCTCCGAGAATCTTCCTATCCTCTTCTGTGGTCCTCACTTTTTTGGCACAGTCCGGACACACTTTCCGGACCAGTCTCTGAGCCACCAATCCAATCAGGGAATTGGCAACCAGATACGGCTCCACTCCCATGTCGACCAGACGGACAATAGAGGATACTGCATTATTCGTATGCAGGGAAGAAAGGACGAAATGTCCTGTAATAGCGGCTCTGACAGAAATCGAAGCAGTCTCCGCATCCCTTGTCTCCCCTACCATGATAATATCCGGGTCCTGTCTGAGCAACGCCCGAAGCCCCGTTTCAAATGTCAATCCGGAAGTGTTATTTACCTGCATCTGATTGACCCTTGCGATATTTTTTTCCACCGGGTCTTCGATCGTGGAAATATTTGCATTTCTCTTGGACAGATATTCTAAAACCATATAAAGGGTCGTAGATTTTCCGCTTCCCGTCGGTCCTGTTATATATAAAATACCGTTGGGAGATTTCAGAAGCGACTGGAATTTCTCATAATTTTCGCTGTTCATGCCGAAATGCTCTTTATGATCGATCGGCGTCCGGTTGCTCAGGAGCCGCAGCACTGATTTTTCTCCGTAAACCGTTGGTATAACGGATACACGCATGTTGATGTTGTCTTCCTCCAGACGCATTTTAAAATGTCCGTCCTGGGGAATCCTTTTCTCCGCTATGTCCATGCCGCCCATGATCTTGATTCTGGCCGTCAAAGATGCGTGAAGGGAACGCTTCAGCGTCACATAATCTACGATGGTTCCGTCAATCCTCATCCTGACCACAGTTTCTTTCTCAAAAGGCTCGATGTGAATATCGCTGGCATTGGTATTGTACGCCCGGAGCACCAGAGTATTCAACAGTTTGATGATTGGCGCATCGCTGTCAGCCTCCTCATCCATGTCGTCCAAAAAGGAGATGTCCTCTGCCTCCTGGGTCGTCTCATTAGCCTGTCTGGCCGCCTGCCTTGCGGATACTTCCGCGTAAAAATATTCCAGGGCCTTTTTCAGAGGGCTGAGTTCTGCCAGAAATACTTTCAGCTGCATGCCGGTCAGCTGGCGGATATCCTCCATAGCATAAAAATTCAGCGGATCATTCACGGCAATGTATAATTGATGATCCTTCATATCTACAGCCAGAATGTTGTATTTAAAAGCCAGCTGCCGCGGTATTTTTTCCACCGCCTCGCTGTTCACCGGGTAGCTTCCCAGACTGATGTGGCTGAGTGACAGCCTCTGCCCCAAAGCCTCCAGCATCTGCTGTTCTGTAATAAACTGAAGTTCCATCAAAATGGTGCCCAGCCGCTTGCCCGGATGTTCCTTCTGATAATCCAGCGCCTGGTCAATCTGCTCT is a window encoding:
- a CDS encoding transposase translates to MAENRQYDHEYKVQAVKLPKEIGQAKAAKELGIPKNTMYGWMRANRLGNLDLGAGSQTPQSAMTLNEELIRLRQQVKEQDKEIRRLKKENDFLEKASAFFAASRLKSAKTKE
- a CDS encoding GspE/PulE family protein; translation: MKNIPIGEVLLQYGYITKEQIDQALDYQKEHPGKRLGTILMELQFITEQQMLEALGQRLSLSHISLGSYPVNSEAVEKIPRQLAFKYNILAVDMKDHQLYIAVNDPLNFYAMEDIRQLTGMQLKVFLAELSPLKKALEYFYAEVSARQAARQANETTQEAEDISFLDDMDEEADSDAPIIKLLNTLVLRAYNTNASDIHIEPFEKETVVRMRIDGTIVDYVTLKRSLHASLTARIKIMGGMDIAEKRIPQDGHFKMRLEEDNINMRVSVIPTVYGEKSVLRLLSNRTPIDHKEHFGMNSENYEKFQSLLKSPNGILYITGPTGSGKSTTLYMVLEYLSKRNANISTIEDPVEKNIARVNQMQVNNTSGLTFETGLRALLRQDPDIIMVGETRDAETASISVRAAITGHFVLSSLHTNNAVSSIVRLVDMGVEPYLVANSLIGLVAQRLVRKVCPDCAKKVRTTEEDRKILGEDIEYVKEAVGCSKCSHTGYQGRIAVHEIAVIDQGIRKMISEGRQVDEIQDYVTREQGMKTLKESAADLVKEGITTMEEFWKIAYYV
- a CDS encoding type IV pilus twitching motility protein PilT is translated as MTIEEMIGMARQRDVSDIHLSEGMPVAFRSCGRLVDSRIELSDDEIRQMILGLLPVGQRELFDQGEDADFALQTPDKNRQRINVFRQQGKIAATIRLLNDHIPTLSELKLPKCLKDLADQPRGLILVTGPTGSGKSTTLAAMIDYINNSRAEHIITIEDPIEYVYDRQKSIIHQRETGVDVKDFASALRSSLREDPDVILVGEMRDYETISAALTAAETGHLVMSTLHTTGAAQTIDRIIDACPGESQSQIRTQLAGVLAGVVTQCLIPTLSGMERIAATEVLIGTDAALNLIRENKCHQLNTIMQSGMAHGMHTLNRDLSRLVAEGTISRESAKKYTNDIQDLEQYL